Proteins co-encoded in one Setaria viridis chromosome 9, Setaria_viridis_v4.0, whole genome shotgun sequence genomic window:
- the LOC117836233 gene encoding DIMBOA UDP-glucosyltransferase BX8: MTPPPAPAMAAESNGEAAVHGGRHLRRHVLLFPLPYQGHINPMFRLAGILHARGFDITVFHTHFNAPDPARHPHYRFVPVPDGMSGPAPVAIEDVVAHIVSIGGACEAAFRDRLAAVLEEYSRDAVTCLVADAHLLPIFQAANCLGVPTLALRTGSAVSFACFAAYPMLCEKGYLPVQDSQLDTPVVELPPYRVRDLMHIGKDGHEVLCEMMARAVAAVKASSGLILNTFDALERRELEGLQQDLAVPVFDIGPLHKFSPAGDSSLLCQDRSCLEWLDAWPPESVLYVSFGSLASMSLRDLEETAWGIAGSGVPFLWVVRPGLVGGCAENHLPERFEAATRGRGMVVGWAPQEEVLRHRAVGGFWTHNGWNSTTESICEGVPMLCRPYFGDQMGNARYVEHVWEVGFEVSGELERGSVEAAIRRLMTESDGAGMRTRAGELKKASAECTGKGGSSCLAIDKLVTHMMSL; this comes from the exons AtgacgccaccgccggcgccagccATGGCCGCGGAGAGCAACGGTGAAGCCGCCGTCCACGGCGGACGCCATCTTCGCCGGCACGTGCTCCTGTTCCCGCTCCCGTACCAGGGCCACATCAACCCCATGTTCCGGCTCGCCGGCATCCTCCACGCGCGCGGCTTCGACATCACCGTCTTCCACACCCACTTCAACGCCCCGGACCCGGCGCGCCACCCGCACTACCGCTTCGTCCCCGTACCCGACGGCATGTCCGGCCCCGCGCCCGTCGCCATCGAGGACGTCGTGGCGCATATCGTCTCGATCGGCGGCGCGTGCGAGGCCGCCTTCCGggaccgcctcgccgccgtcctggagGAGTACTCCAGGGACGCCGTCACGTGCCTCGTCGCCGACGCGCACCTGCTGCCGATTTTCCAGGCGGCCAATTGCCTCGGCGTACCCACGCTGGCGCTGCGCACCGGCAGCGCGGTCTCATTCGCGTGCTTCGCCGCCTACCCGATGCTATGCGAGAAAGGCTACCTCCCCGTGCAAG ATTCACAGCTCGACACGCCGGTGGTGGAGCTGCCACCGTACCGAGTGCGCGACCTGATGCACATCGGCAAGGACGGCCACGAGGTGCTGTGCGAGATGATGGcgcgcgccgtggcggcggtgaAGGCCTCGTCGGGCCTCATACTCAACACGTTCGACGCGCTCGAGCGCCGCGAGCTGGAGGGCCTCCAGCAGGACCTCGCCGTGCCGGTGTTCGACATCGGACCGCTCCACAAGTTCTCCCCCGCCGGCGACAGCAGCCTGCTGTGCCAGGACCGGAGCTGCCTGGAGTGGCTAGACGCGTGGCCGCCGGAGTCGGTGCTGTACGTGAGCTTTGGCAGCCTGGCCTCTATGAGTTTGCGGGACCTGGAGGAGACAGCATGGGGcatcgccggcagcggcgtgccGTTCCTCTGGGTGGTCCGGCCGGGCCTTGTCGGCGGCTGCGCGGAGAACCATTTGCCGGAGAGGTTTGAGGCCGCGACGCGCGGGCGCGGCATGGTGGTGGGGTGGGCGCCGCAGGAGGAGGTGCTGCGCCACCGCGCCGTGGGCGGGTTCTGGACGCACAACGGCTGGAACTCGACGACGGAGAGCATCTGCGAGGGGGTGCCGATGCTGTGCCGCCCCTACTTCGGCGACCAGATGGGGAACGCGAGGTACGTGGAGCACGTGTGGGAGGTGGGCTTCGAGGTGTCCGGCGAGCTCGAGAGGGGAAGCGTGGAGGCAGCAATCCGGCGGCTCATGACTGAGAGCGACGGTGCCGGGATGAGGACGAGGGCCGGCGAGCTGAAGAAGGCGTCAGCGGAGTGCACCGGCAAGGGCGGGTCGTCGTGCCTTGCCATTGATAAGCTTGTCACGCATATGATGTCTCTGTAG
- the LOC117835919 gene encoding dolichol-phosphate mannosyltransferase subunit 1 — MEAAAGSKRAYSIIVPTYNERLNVALIVYLIFKHLPDVNFEIIIVDDGSPDGTQDIVKQLQQVYGEDRVLLRARPRKLGLGTAYLHGLKHASGEFVVIMDADLSHHPKYLPSFIRKQKETGADVVTGTRYVKNGGVHGWNLMRKLTSRGANVLAQTLLQPGASDLTGSFRLYKRDVLEDLISSCVSKGYVFQMEMIVRATRKGYHIEEVPITFVDRVFGISKLGGSEIVEYLKGLVYLLLTT; from the exons atggaggcggcggcgggcagcaaGCGCGCGTACAGCATCATCGTGCCCACCTACAACGAGCGCCTCAACGTCGCCCTCATCGTCTACCTCATCTTCAAGCACCTCCC GGATGTGAACTTTGAGATCATTATTGTGGATGATGGTAGTCCAGATGGAACTCAAGACATTGTAAAACAATTGCAGCAAGTGTATGGTGAAGATCGTGTT TTACTGCGAGCTAGGCCTAGGAAGCTAGGACTTG GTACCGCATATTTGCATGGATTAAAGCATGCCTCAGGGGAATTTGTTGTTATCATGGATGCGGACCTATCTCACCAT CCAAAGTACTTGCCAAGCTTTATTAG GAAACAAAAGGAAACTGGTGCTGACGTTGTAACCGGCACACGTTATGTTAAGAATGGTGGTGTTCATGGTTGGAATCTCATGCGCAAGCTAACTAGCAGAGGGGCAAATGTTCTTGCACAGACGTTACTACAGCCTGGAGCTTCAGACTTAACTGGATCGTTTAG GCTATATAAACGAGATGTCCTGGAAGATTTAATCTCCTCATGTGTCAGCAAGGGCTATGTGTTCCAGATGGAGATGATTGTTAGGGCTACCAGGAAAGGTTACCACATTGAAGAG GTTCCAATAACGTTTGTCGACAGAGTGTTTGGAATTTCGAAACTTGGTGGATCTGAGATAGTTGAATATTTGAAAGGCCTCGTGTATCTGTTGCTCACAACATAA
- the LOC117840339 gene encoding uncharacterized protein — MADGDGAAASGKLTEHSASGAEKGLPRRGKSLSGRTLNTAQIPLVASHPEVYEPCDDSFALVDALLSDKAQLLTLQPRLCMEVGCGSGYVITSLAIMLRQLASGTQYLATDINKHAAETTQATLEAHGVHADVIVTDIVSGLEKHLAGMVDVVVINPPYVPTPEEEIRCKGIASSWAGGLNGRQVIDRILPAVREILSERGWLYMVALEDNDPLDICHLMSEMGYASRVVLKRCTEEESLFVLKFWRDPHTGTSASPKSPKSESWFSQLPFKSLWHKGS; from the exons ATGGCGGACggagacggcgcggcggcgtcgggaaaGCTCACGGAGCACTCCGCCAGCGGCGCCGAGAAGGGGCTCCCCAGGAGGGGCAAG TCTCTTTCCGGAAGGACATTAAACACTGCACAGATTCCGCTTGTCGCAAGCCATCCAGAGGTGTATGAGCCATGTGATGATTCCTTTGCCCTTGTTGATGCACTGCTCTCAGACAAAGCACAACTTTTGACGCTGCAGCCAAGGTTATGTATGGAGGTAGGGTGCGGGAGTGGTTATGTCATTACCTCTCTTGCAATCATGCTCAGGCAATTAGCCTCTGGAACCCAGTACCTAGCGACTGATATCAACAAACATGCTGCCGAGACAACTCAAGCAACCCTTGAAGCCCATGGCGTGCATGCGGATGTGATTGTTACTGATATCGTGTCTGGTCTTGAGAAACATCTAGCTGGTATGGTTGATGTGGTAGTTATTAACCCTCCTTATGTGCCAACTccagaggaagaaattagatgCAAGGGCATTGCTTCGTCTTGGGCTGGAGGGTTGAATGGGCGCCAGGTGATAGACAGGATCCTTCCTGCTGTGCGAGAGATCCTATCAGAAAGAGGGTGGCTGTACATGGTGGCCCTCGAAGATAATGATCCTTTGGACATATGTCATCTGATGAGCGAGATGGGGTATGCATCACGTGTTGTCTTGAAAAGATGTACTGAGGAGGAGAGCCTTTTTGTTCTCAAGTTTTGGCGAGATCCGCATACTGGTACAAGTGCGTCCCCTAAATCTCCTAAATCTGAGTCTTGGTTCTCTCAGTTGCCTTTCAAATCCCTTTGGCACAAGGGTTCATAG